In Rhododendron vialii isolate Sample 1 chromosome 9a, ASM3025357v1, the following are encoded in one genomic region:
- the LOC131301186 gene encoding protein LIGHT-DEPENDENT SHORT HYPOCOTYLS 1-like — MEFLTPQPNHSSTNTVTTTATPPSAPTSRYENQKRRDWNTFCQYLRNHRPPLSPSLCGGPHVLEFLRYLDQFGKTKVHHQTCPYFGMPNPPSPCPCPLRQAWGSLDALIGRLRAAYEEHGGKPETNPFGARTIRVFLREVRDFQAKSRGISYEKKRKRPKQKVLPLQPHV; from the coding sequence ATGGAATTTCTCACACCACAACCCAACCACAGCTCCACAAACACCGTGACCACCACCGCGACTCCGCCTTCGGCTCCCACGAGCCGGTACGAGAACCAGAAGCGGCGTGACTGGAACACCTTCTGCCAGTACCTACGCAACCACCGCCCCCCGCTCTCCCCTTCCCTCTGCGGCGGCCCCCACGTGCTCGAGTTCCTCCGCTACCTCGACCAATTCGGAAAGACCAAAGTCCACCACCAAACGTGCCCTTATTTTGGCATGCCTAACCCACCTTCGCCGTGCCCTTGCCCTCTCCGGCAGGCCTGGGGCAGCCTCGATGCGCTCATCGGCCGCCTCAGGGCCGCCTACGAGGAGCACGGGGGGAAGCCCGAGACAAACCCTTTCGGAGCGAGGACGATTAGGGTTTTCCTGAGGGAGGTCCGCGATTTCCAGGCGAAGTCGAGGGGGATTAGCTatgagaagaagaggaagaggcccAAGCAGAAGGTACTACCGTTGCAACCTCATGTCTAG